A window of Danio aesculapii chromosome 16, fDanAes4.1, whole genome shotgun sequence genomic DNA:
TCTTTCATGTCTTTTATAGTATCTGCTAGAGCTGAGATCTGTCTGTTCATCTCCTCAATCCTATTATTCATCATCTCACTCTTCTGCTCTTCCTCCTTCGTCAGTGCAGAGACTAAAGCTTCTTCTTCATCTTGCAGAAACTGATGAAGCTTCTTAAACTCCTCTTTAATCTGCCGCTCTGTGCTCTCACGCTgagtctaaataaaaaaaacagagaaatttACCTCagcatatacatttacatttttttgtctatAATAAATTCTGATTCTCACCTTTAACTGCTGGACTGTTTTATCGCACTcttctttacttttttctttgtgtTTATACTTCTCTTCTAAAGATTTCAATGTTGTTTTGAGCTGCTCCTTGAAATTATAGTAAAAACCTGTTAAAATATCATTGGGAAAACAGACTACTACGTTTTCATGGTGTTACATATCAGTATCACACTCTGGCTTTCTGAAATGAATTATATAGAGGTTTATAGAGGTTTAATGTTATCGGAATGAACTACTTTCATTTCACACTGTTcaagcaaatattttatttttataaataatattatattatatatataatattttcatatatttttaaataacatgaacaccaaaaaaaaaaagatatatattggAAACTGAAGCAATCGGTGACAGGTTATATTTCACTTTACTGCCATCTATCAGCATGATGAGATATTACACAAACTAACGCACCAAAAACTCCACTCACATTCCTCTTCTAACTTATTATGCGTTCTTTAATTGAACCTGAGAATATGTGACTTACCCTGTAAGATGGAACAACTTCATCAATGGGTCTGAACCTGTGATTGGTGTGTTTTTGTGAATCTCTGCACACAAGACACACAGGCTGTTCATCATCCAAGCAGAAGAGTTTGAGCTTCTCGTTGTGCAAACTGCAGACCAGCTCAGATCCTGAAGCTCTTTCTGCTGCTGTCAGTGACTCACACAAGTTCTTCAACACAAGATTACATAGGGGATCATCTCTGGAGGATCTTCTCCTGCAAACGGGACACTCCTGAGTATTTCTCAGTCTCCAAAACAGCTgaatacactctttacatatactgTGACTACATGACAGCACAACAGGATCCTTGTAGATTTCACAGCACACAGGACAAGTAAGGTCTTCCACAGACACCGTTTTCACTGAAGCCATTCTTCAGCGTAGATCTTTCTTTCACTTTCACTTGGTCTAAAAATATTGAATCAACAGGTCTGTTGTATTCTCATCCAGTGAGATATCTCAAAACGCACCTTTTCGTTTTTCTTCTTATGTCACTTAATTCTTTAAACGTTTGCCCACGAGGTAAGCTGTGGCAccaaaaagaaatattaataataagagtCTCTTCCTGGCACATTTTCAGGGGTGGGGTTTAGCGATCATAAGAAACGTGTGGTTGGTTGACGCGTAGTTTGACAGTAAAGTTTCACTTTATAGTTAAACTATGTCTAAATAACTTAAATGTCCTACCAAGTATCTTGCCTATCTAGttcttacagtgtaaaaaattatatgatcagttagtcacgacagcatatgttttcagatcattgtaacttattaaactaaaagtaaatcatgttctaacttaattttatacactatgttatgcaagctgttttaagtcagttaaacataatataagttcaatggactaaTAAGGTTaagttgattcagcttaaaaatttaaggtacacagtttttacagtgtagggatgAAGGCTGTGGTGGCCATTGATTAATTGAAATGAAGGAAGAGGGAAAAACTCACACTCTATTGTTTTTTATACATGCTATAGAAtatatatgttgttgttgttgttgttgttgttgttgttgttgttgttgttgttgttgttgttgttgttgttgttgttgttgttgtcagtggtgtagtccttgctatacgcacgtatactcagtatgcctacttttttcctcaagctgtttgggtattacgacttctgaggatcaaaccctcggtatactcacttggtgattagacttccctaatttttgtgtattgagtatttgagtttttcgaagatcacaacaaatcagctgaatgatgtctcgctgaaacgttcaagtaaaattataaaacagcatgtgcGTCGCTTCAGCTGccctaacacttttgcgattacctgtacactactaaatgatcgcctcacagtcccctttaaatttgatataaaaacggcagcAGAATCCCgttcctgaactcgttttttagttagtcagcaaaccacagctgtgcagtgtgtgtgtgttgtgtgtgtgtgtgtgtgtgtgtgtgtgtgtgtgtcatatatatatatatatataaaatgaaccaatgaatcaaagatacattgactttcgtcgtttctttgcctacttttaaaatttggattgggtgggtaatagtacaccacctattttttaggactacaccactggttgttgttgttgttgttgttgttgttgttcttgttgttgttgttgtttttgttgttgatttaaaTATGGGAATAATTTCttatgttaattaattaaattattcattcatttatacttAATAAACGTCTTGCCATCAGTGGAACAACTTAACTTGCTGATAAATGGAGAGGGGTccggatgcagacctggtgcagtgcaatctgagctgcatccaatgctttttaatgcgctcacctaaccccacccctaaccctacccatcacagtgaggtcactcactccattgagtgcattgtgtctgacattgcatcactgagtgatgcaatctcagcttgcatcataaaggctgcatccagatactattggataaATGAAGTATTTCgttttattatcatcatatttATCTTGTTTAGCCTAGTATTTAATCTCCGAATGTTTTTCCATTCCAGCAACACCCAAAATTGAAGATGAGAACTTGTCTTTAGATGTCACGGCACATTGGGGCAGGATTCTCCACAGATACTGAAGCTAGAATAACTGAATAAAATTCCTTTTTTAAACGTTATACACTTTTTACTGACAACTTTTTGATTTTTGTGTGTCACATGGTGGCATTTGTAAAGGGGTTTAGTTTTTGAATATCTCTATGGACATTAGATTCTGTGACTCTTACAAAAcgttttatttgtgcttttaattaTCTCATGAAAATAAACCACAACAGCAGAGACTTTGGCTCCAATCCAAACATATAAAACTCTGAAATCGAGAAGCATTTGCGTGGTTAAGACTGCCACATCTAGAAcatatttgcataaaataaaaagagtAATTCAGCAATAAAAGAAATCTCTAAATACATTATACAAATTATGCACAATTCTTTGTGTTTGATGCTGTGGTTTTGACTCATAGCGCTGGAAAAACTGTGTATTGCATTCTTTCACTTTGTGGAAtcatgatggcgcagtgggtagcacgatcgcctcaccgcaagaaggtcgcgggttcaagtcctggctcggtcagttggcatttctgtgtggagtttgcatgttctccctgtgttcgcgtgtgtttcctccgggtgctccagtttcctgttcaaagacatgtactataggtgaattggatgagctaaattgtccatagtgtgtatgggtgtttcccagtgatgggttgcagctggaagggcaactgctgagtaaaacatttgctggataagttgccagtttattccgctgtggtgaccccagattaataaagggactaagctaaaatgaatgaattctttcaCTTTGTGCTTCCATTTTATCAGGAGTTTAGATGATTTTGCATTTCCATGCATATTTATGCAATTCTCCCTCTTTCCCAATTAGCAAAGTATATGGCTGATGTTACACTCTTCATCATTGTGGGTCTCCTAACAAATAAACATACACTTTTTTTGATAGGAAAGAGGTGTGGGGGAAAATATCGATACAGCTATCACAGTATTTTCCCCATATCATTAAATCaccaatatttcattttattttactgtttggttgattattaaaataaatttcattaCAATCCACTGGATGGCTGTGTTGAACTTTTTGAGCAGGGTCACCCTCAGCATGGAGTAAGTTAGTAAAATAAAGATGATGACATTGCGGGAAGGTGCATGCAACATTTATGACAGGTTTTCAATAAAACATCAGTCAGTTTGTCGGCTTAAAAAAATCCCATTTTGTGGTGCAGTAATGAAATTTATGTGAGGTAAACTGAGAAATGTTTCTGTTAGATAAAACAAATATTGCCAAATATCATTCGAAGTTGGAAAAGGGTATATTGCAATATATCATCacaaatatcacaatatattgaaaatcacaataaaattgtgACCACCAAAGTATAATCCTGATCATCGTGGTTTTCTCTATCAATACAAAAAATGTAGATCATCAACAATGAAAAATCATCAAAAAGTATAGGCATATTCATTTGTTTGGTGTGGTCTGGGTCCATCATAGTAAGGTTTTGTACACGTAAAATTACTACGCCCGAGTTCTTAACTTCTTATTTAGAATAAATGTCTGCAAAACAGcacttttttgaaaaaaaaattagagCCAACTGAACAAAACGCAGTCAACCCATgttatattgtgatatttattattatttgctaacATAtgcaagaaaatattaaatattaaatccaCTCCTCAATCGATTATGATGTCACAGTGATTAGAACGGATTTCTGTGTCTAccgaaaaataaaagttttattttttattaatgcttaAGGAACAAAGTACAGaacaataaaaatacagaaagaaagaaagaaagaaagaaagaaagaaagaaagaaagaaagaaagaaagaaagaaagaaagaaagaaagaagggtcAAGTgcatacaaaaaagaaaatatcagacAAATAGAATGTGTAAGTATACATACTGAGGAAGGGTTGTAGCTTGTGGGATTACAGGATCTTGAaggttttaagtaaaaaaaaggcTTTAATGGCTTTTTTATTAGTGCTTTGCTTACTTTTTTGTATAATGTTCTAATTCTTTTAGTATAGCAGGATAAAATGATTTTGGTTATTAAATTTGCATCTGTGATACTTTGTAAATATTAACCAAAGATTAATAACATAAGCTTCCTTCTCTATTTTTGTTACAGttcaaaaatctaaaaaaataacatattgGTATTATAAACGAAATTTGGCAGACGGAAAAGAAAAGGTTAAAAAGCGCGGCTACACCTCTGATGACGAAGCAGCTACGTAATGCGGTGGGTGTGGAGGCGAGCTAGGCTCTTGGGATGCAGCCGGGGTGTTAATGTATATGCACTCATGTAGCATGATCAAACACTGACCACAAACTCAGTCGCCCACTGATATCCTCAGGTAAGAATTCGCaggttttgttttgctgcaaaatCGCGTATGCGATTCTCTGGACGATGTACAATGGATTTCCAAACGGGAGAATTTAGTCGCATTAGTGTTTGATACTTGTCTGCGTTACAGCCACACAGTAAAACGGGTTTGGATTACGACCCTTCCACTATCTAAATAAGTTTTGTCCACTTTAAAAACAAGCGCAGCTATCGAATTACATTTCTGTGTGGTGATTCCTACTGATTGCTTTTTATGTCGCCATGGCCAAATGTAAACAATATGGCAACTTAGGAGCGAGTATGGGCTGTAACTTAGCTATGTTGGCTGGCTGGGTCGATGTGGATAGGGCGTAGTACTACACAAGCCTTTTCGGTTTTTGGGACTGTCGTTAAGGGGGAAATACTTTGACACGTGATACGGTGTTGTCTATATTGCACAGCTCATTGCATTCAAACTAGCTCCTTAATTAGAACGACATTAAACGCGTTTTTAGTGTTTGCCACTGCCTCTCTGTATCCGTTGTTGCTGAAAActgaatatatttcatatttctggGTAAAATATATGTGCGGGTTGTGGAAGGTGGACCCCCTTATTAAGGACCCCCCCAATTGGAATTGGAGATTTCAAAAGtaaatgtaattgtaatgtaAGTTCCAAATGTTCCGGTAATCACAAAATTCAGATTAAATTtggcatcattcattcattaattttcttttcggcttagtcgccgAAAccacccacttatccagcatatgttttaggaagcggatgcccttgcagctgcaacccataactgggaaactaGATTTGGCATAAGTAGCactaaattctaaataaaattcttaaattaaagtcATTGTGAATTCCATATTGTAAGCCTATATTGTTATTCTAGAGATGAACATTTAATCTGTGCAAGATTTAGTGCAGAAAAAAAGTCTTCAGTATCTTGAAATGATCCTATTGAAAATAAACCCTGCTTTTTACAGGGTAATTTAGCCAATTTTTATTCAGTAATAGTGTTGCCATGAAAGCATAATTCTGAAGATGAAGAACATCTCTGAGAACATCGTGTGTTGTTATCTTGTAATTGTATTAGTTATAACATGGTGTGGATGTTTTTAATAGTATTTACATATCACAAGAAAAGTTAAACTATAATTACACATATAAATTTGTATTAATGCCATATTGGAATGACCATAATTATTAGATTCCAACTAGTAAAAAGCATTTATGTCCTAGTGAAAGTTGTAACTATAACCAAGTAGTAAGTACTTGGTATTATGTTGAGTCTTAAAATGCATACTTCTGACTAAGACATGAAGAACTATATATAATGCCACATGTCATCTTGAAATTGCAGTAATTGCTGAAAGAAGAGAATGCAGCTTGAAAcgctaaagtaaaaaaataagttgacGGCAAATTCCACAAAatggaaattattttaaataggtTGCAAGCTGAATTGCATGGAGTTGTTTTAATGAATACTTGTACCTTCACAAATAATGACTATAATAAAACTGAATAGTTTTGCTTTATGTAATGGCTAAATGTTACAGGGAACAGTAACAGGCCAGTGGGGCAGTCAGTGTATCCAATGCCAAGAATGTAGTAGCATTGGACTATAAATAGCCTTGGGTCACTCTCCCATCCTGAACGGAATGGCTTTTCCATGCTGTGACCTTAGCCTAGTCTTGGTCAATGAGACTAATCTTCTGAAGACTTGCGATATAAATttcttttcagtttctttttttcagtCTTTTATGCCATGAacttgaaaaaaatgatgtcaaacatattttaattatgaatCTGAATAATGGTTTACTCATCTACATTCCAAACAGAGAGTAAAATAtgaattttgtttcattttgtaatTAAGCTATGGTTTTCCTGCAGGTCCTTTGAGGGTAAAGTCAAATTATTATGGCTGCTACCTCCCAGGTTTTCAGGGTCATTCATGGCAGGAGATTTGGTCAGATGTTTGCGCCAGCCATAACATGCCAAATCTGCATTCAGCCTCCTCATCCCTGTTCCAGTGCAGCTCAGACACGCATCTCGGATCAAAGATGGCGGTTCCAGTCACGGGGATACAGGACCTCACCAGCATGGTACACCTACTACCTGACTCCACCTCAGGTTAACAGCATCCTAAAGGCTAATGAGTACAGCTTCAAAGTTCCTGAGTTTGATGGCAAGAACCTCAGCTCAGTCATGGGTTTTGACAGTAATCAGCTGCCAGCAAATGCACCCATTGAGGATCGGCGAAGTGCAGCAACGTGCCTCCAAACACGTGGCATGCTTTATGGTGTATTTGATGGCCACGCCGGCTGTGCTTGTGCTCAGGCACTCAGCGAGCGGCTCTTCTATTATATCGCAGTTTCATTGCTCCCACATGAGACATTGATTGAGCTGGAGAATGCAATGGAGAACGGAAGACCTCTTCACCCCATTCTACAGTGGCATAAGCATCCCAATGACTACTTCAGCAAAGAAGCCTCACGCCTTTACTTCTCCAGCCTGCGCACTTACTGGCAGGAGCTCCTGGATCTGAGCGTTCCTGGGGAGCAACCTGAGGTTGCGGAAGCTCTTGTGACTGCCTTTAAAAGATTGGACAATGACATCTCCCTAGAAGCGCAAGTTGGCGACCCAAATGCATTCTTGCACTACTGGGTGCTTCGTGTGGCATTCTCAGGCGCTACGGCGTGTGTTGCGCACATTGATGGTAATGAGCTCCATGTTGCCAACACTGGAGATGGACGTGCAGTCCTGGGTGTTCAAGAACCCGATGGCTCTTTTTCTGCACTCACGCTCACCAATGACCACAATGCGCAGAATGAATCTGAGGTTCAGCGTGTACGGTCCGAGCACCCACACTCTGAGGCCAAAACGGTTGTGAAGCAGGATCGCCTGTTAGGGTTACTCATGCCATTTCGTGCCTTTGGAGATGTTAAATTCAAGTGGAGCATCGAGCTGCAGCGCCGTGTTCTTGAGTCGGGACCAGATCAGCTTCATGAGAATGAGCACGCCAAGTTTATCCCACCGAACTACCACACGCCACCCTACCTTACGGCAGAGCCAGAGGTGACTCGACACCGCCTTCGTCCTCAGGACCGCTTTCTGGTGCTGGGCTCGGACGGGCTGTGGGAAACACTGCACAGGCAGGAGGTGGTAAGGATTGTGGGGGAGCATCTCACCGGGGTGCACCAGCAGCTGCCGGTCAGTGTTGGCGGCTTTAAGGTGACCCTGGGTCAGATGCAGGGATTGTTGCAGGAAAGGAAGGCTCGCATCTCCTCCACCTTTGAGGACCAAAATGCGGCTACGCATTTGATTAGGCATGCGGTGGGGAGTAATGAGTTTGGAATGGTGGACCATGAGAGGCTGTCAAAGATGTTAAGTTTGCCAGAGGAATTAGCTCGCATGTATAGGGACGATATCACAATTATTATAGTACAGTTTAATCCGCACGTCATTGGGGGACAGTAGAACAGGACAGATTGTTCCTCCCACACGATCTCTGTTACATATTTCATCATTTTTAATCTAACGCACAATCTCAACGCTGCATTATCCGTAATATCAGCACAGCAAAATGTTACCTTTTACCAGTGGAATGTATTACTCTTTTATGCTCACTTTTATATTCATGGCAGCTGCCTCAAAGGGGAATCATAGCTCAGCTGTGAGCTGTGTTGGATCCTAACGTTATATGTGGAAAGAAGCTAAACAGAAAAGGTCAAGCTGAGCCCACTTCAGAACCGCTTTCACAATTGGTCAAATTGCACTACTTAACCATAAATCAAGACTGGAACTGGAACTCCTGATGAAATTGACTAATGTATGTTCAGCGGATTTTGCACTGAGGAGAGATTTGTATAGTTAGGATGATACTGTGCCAAAATTTGCTTTTATGTTGTATGCTTTTAATTCTTTAGGAATAAAAACGgcaaatgaaacaaaaatcatttaaaaaacggTGAGTGAGAATAGCTAGTAAAATGTATCCATTTAAGTACTTTTAAATTCCTTTGTAAGGTGTGTTGTATAATGAATGCGAGGTTGGCTTCAGGGGacagtttacaaaaaaatgtgattccatcatttattcaccttcataTTAGTCCAAACCTAAATACTTTTTATGCGCTTAAAAACAAGATGTCCCAGTGGCAAAGTTAGTTGTGCTCAGTGTTGTTTTGGACCCCATTTGaccatatacagtcaagcctgaaattattcatacctctgGGTAATTCTGACTTGAagcttttgttcaaatgtaaataaaggcTGAGAAATATCAtacatcataggtctcaaactccattcccggaaggccgcagctctgcacagttttgctccaactctaatcaaacacagatgCAACTAACTAGTCAGGGTGTATAAGACTACTAGACACTTAAGCAGGTTtgagttggagctggttgaagccaaactatgcagagctgtggctaaCCAGGAATTCCGTTTGAGACCATTGTCGTACATTGTCTTATtgtcttttgggagaagcctgtgtcatttctagTCAATGCTAGtggaataaaagtaactttaagttgGGACATGAATAGTTTCAGGCTTGCGAGTGCATTTTTGTGCAGATGTAAACTGAATGAAATTTACACCGGTTTTGGAGTAACTTGATGGTAATGATGAgagaatttcatttttttagatgGTTTAAGTTCTAATGTAACACAATAGTTGCTGTTGCCATCACTTAGCCTGAAAGTGTTGGTTACAATGTCATAAAAGCAGCGGTAATTCTTTCTCTTTCTTAGAACTTTTAGTTTCTTTCAGAATGTTGCATCTTAGTTCCATCTGCATTCTACATTTGACTCATAAGTTCTTTTTTATATGCAACATGCCTTCAGTAGATAGTTTTTCATGAGTTCAAAGTTCATCAAAACATGGTTTGCTCAACCAAATTATCTTCTCATTACTCTACAAATCCAGATAAAGAAGCTTTTTTTACGTGGGCAATTGATGGATTGCACTGTAAAGGTAGAAGTTCTGTATTGTTCATTAGTTCTCATTTAACATGCAGTGTAACTGGAGACTTTACAGCTAATAGCATGCATTTAATGCTGTTGGCCTTTGCTGAAATTCCTGTTTGGCTTCCTAGAGCTGCGCTGAATTTCTCTGAAAGGTATTTAAAGAACCAGGTTAATGACACAACAAACCAGAGTGCTTATTTTTCTTTTAAGACAAGTAAATACACCTATGTGCTTACACTACAAAATATGAACTAGATGGTTTTGGTTTTTGATTTGAGTTTCCAAAGTATTTTAGCAGGTTTTTTTTCTCAGATGTTACAACATTTGTCAAGTGATTGCTGACCACAGAGTAAAGATTAGAAAGTTTTTTGCCCCAAGGTTTATTGAACAAGGTTAAAACCATAACTCTGTACGTTCCTGCCTGTTTTCAGAATGTTCTCAGCTCTTGCACAAGGACACACAGCCGCATGAAATGTTTCAGATGATAGTCAATCAGCAAACAGTGTTATAAAACTAAAACTGTACTAAAGGTATAGGTTTGCTGAAGTGTAAATATAGCGACTCGTGCATGTTGGAAAAGCAGTTGCTTAATACTTGAAGTAAATGTATATTCTgcagttcatcaagcttgaaatGTTCAGTATATTTAATTCTGTGCAGCATGTCATGAGTgttatatagaaaaatatatagtatcATGTGCTGGTGCATGGGCATCACTTACTCTtgctttttgtatttaaaaatgttttaataaaaatcttaTAACCAAATAAATGTGTcagatttttgtattttgttgaaTTGAATACATGCACGAGGCCTTCACAGATCAATGTGACCATCGCTGACAGCAATTTCATTACATGCTATAagaatgcatatttatttagtaAGAACGATTAAACTTGGTGAGTGTGTTGTTGGAGTGCTGCCCAAACAAAGAAGTTGGCTCTGGGATAGAGGTCGAGTCATCCTGGTGTCGGATCACAGTCTCTTATTTGGCAAACTAAGTAGGTCAGTCTATCATAAGGCTCTATCATGACATGGCAGTTCTGAAATTTTAAATGTCAAGAGATCATCAGGTTCTAGGACGCACATGCTTGCAGTTTTGCAGAAAGGGACTGTGAAGCCACTGAACCTGGCTTAAGTACAATGTAACCATATGTATCAGGATATCTGCAGGTCTTTAAATGTAGCCCATAACCACAAAATCAGTCTTGTGTTGCACAGGTGTATTTTTGGTGCTATGGATCAAAATGATCAATATTTCCTTTATGCcacaaatcattagaatattcaGTAAAAATCAAGTTCCATTTCTTCACagatttatttagtaaatttcctctTATAAACCTATTTTATAAAGCTATATTTAGTTGGCagtgtgcattgctaagcactttatTTGGACAAGTTGAAATTGTTAAACCTTGgccaaatattgacattttaataaggAATacgcaattccagcattatggatgtgacatttgcagtaaaaactcaaaatatatattcacaGAGGAAGTATATGTTAATGTTATGTTGAAccgtctgtttatattttccaaaacaactaaccacagagttaagaGATCAGAAAAAACTCAATCTGTAAACCTATTTTATATTCtaaagaggaaaataaacatgcgttatgaatgtgacaaaaaagtttgggagtttacagtatacaacatacttagtagaaattctgtgaataacactgcacaacccaaaagaaataatgctaatcaaaaggataagagttgacatttgacatttttgcaattatcaggaaaaagcttggttatggatgtgacatctctctgttttggatgtgacggatgtaaaattggcacttgtgtgactttagtaaatcaaatattatagtttgaaaacattgacagacacatttttgagtatttctaaagtactgtaaaatactaaaatctatctatctatctatctatctatctatctatctatctatctatctatctatctatctatctatctatctatctatctatctatctatctatctatctaatagtTTATCATttagtttaatcatttattttttcaagtgattttattaatgaatttTCAGTTTgaatactccagtcttcagtcacgtgatccttcagaaatcactctaatattaattattattattattaataataataatgttactattatctatgttaatagtaataaacgcaataatgactggagtaataatttcatttgaaactacatacaataacaaataaataattaataaacattttacaatttttttacatttaaattattaaataaaataataataaaaaaactaaccccaaactttatatatatatatatatatatatatatatatatatatatatatatatatatatatatatatatatatatatatatatatatatatatatatacacacacagttgaagtcagaattattagcccccctgaattattagctccctgtttattttttcccccaatttctgtttattggagcgatttttttcagcacatttctaaacaaaatagttttaataactgatttattttatctttgtcatgatgacagtaaaaaatatttgactagatatttttcaagacacttctatacagcttaaagtgacatttaaaggcttaactaggttaatcaggttaactaggcaggttagggtggttaggcaagttattgtataatgatgctttgttctgtaggctattgaaaaaatatagcttaaaggggctaatcatgttgaccttaaaatggtttttaaaaaattaaaaactgcttttattctagccaaaataaaacaaataagactttctccagaagaaaaaatattatcagacatactgtgaaaatttgctctattaaacatcgtttgggaaatatttaaaaaagaaaaaaaattaaaagggggctaataattctaacttcaactgtgtgtgtgtgtgtgtgcgtgtgcgtgtgcgtg
This region includes:
- the zmp:0000001316 gene encoding nuclear factor 7, brain is translated as MASVKTVSVEDLTCPVCCEIYKDPVVLSCSHSICKECIQLFWRLRNTQECPVCRRRSSRDDPLCNLVLKNLCESLTAAERASGSELVCSLHNEKLKLFCLDDEQPVCLVCRDSQKHTNHRFRPIDEVVPSYREQLKTTLKSLEEKYKHKEKSKEECDKTVQQLKTQRESTERQIKEEFKKLHQFLQDEEEALVSALTKEEEQKSEMMNNRIEEMNRQISALADTIKDMKEKMNASDASFLLSFKGIMERAQSSQQDPQMISGALINVADHLRNLTFRVWKKMQQLVHNTVVTLDPSTAHPNLTVSDDLTSLTYNWLPKDPDLMSPIPCVLGSDGFNSGTHCWDVEVGDNYCWSVGITTAPKQRKKYNFLDTDFWCVEYVVGGFISPISKETCFTIKTKLQMVRVLLDWEQGKVTFSYSTRNTPLCSFTSRFKKTLFPFFYTNCSNSALRILPVK
- the pdp1 gene encoding pyruvate dehydrogenase phosphatase catalytic subunit 1; the encoded protein is MAATSQVFRVIHGRRFGQMFAPAITCQICIQPPHPCSSAAQTRISDQRWRFQSRGYRTSPAWYTYYLTPPQVNSILKANEYSFKVPEFDGKNLSSVMGFDSNQLPANAPIEDRRSAATCLQTRGMLYGVFDGHAGCACAQALSERLFYYIAVSLLPHETLIELENAMENGRPLHPILQWHKHPNDYFSKEASRLYFSSLRTYWQELLDLSVPGEQPEVAEALVTAFKRLDNDISLEAQVGDPNAFLHYWVLRVAFSGATACVAHIDGNELHVANTGDGRAVLGVQEPDGSFSALTLTNDHNAQNESEVQRVRSEHPHSEAKTVVKQDRLLGLLMPFRAFGDVKFKWSIELQRRVLESGPDQLHENEHAKFIPPNYHTPPYLTAEPEVTRHRLRPQDRFLVLGSDGLWETLHRQEVVRIVGEHLTGVHQQLPVSVGGFKVTLGQMQGLLQERKARISSTFEDQNAATHLIRHAVGSNEFGMVDHERLSKMLSLPEELARMYRDDITIIIVQFNPHVIGGQ